The DNA sequence GGGTGGAGCGCAGCGGAACCCAGGGCTTGAGGGGACGGGTTATGCCCACTGGCGGACAGGTGGAGCCCTCCGCACAGCTCAAAGCTGTCCCCATTGGGTATAACCCGGACCTCTTTGGCGACCTCTGACAGACCTAGCGCGTATGATTACCTAATCGAACATATATTCGAATAAAGGTGTGTTGTGGGCGTTATTGTCGGTCCCCGTGTGATAGATGCGGGCGTTTCGTTGTTGTCGGTGCTGGTCTCTCCGGTGCCGGTAGCGGCAGGGTTCCCGTCGCCGGCACAGGACTACTTTGATGGCCGGCTCGACCTGAACGCGCACCTGATCAAGGACGTCACGAGCACCTACGTCGTGCGGGTGTCCGGGGAGTCCATGGAGGGCGCCGGGATCAGCGACGGGGACGAGCTGATCGTGAACCGGGCGCTGGAACCGCACGACGGGTGCGTGGTTGTCGCGGTCCTGGACGGGGAGCTGACAATCAAGCGGCTGCGGATCACCCCGACAGGGGTGGTGCTGCAGGCGGAGAACCCGGCCTACCCGGACATTGAAGTGCCGGCCCTGTCCGACCTGACTATTTGGGGCGTCGCAACCCGATGCCTCCACCACGTTTAGGACCGGGCAATGTCTAAGCCGGCGTTGATGCGGCACATGCCCCAGATCGCGCACGTGGACGTGAACTGCTTCTACGCCTCCGCGGAGCGGGCGTTTGACCCTTCCCTGGAAGGCAAACCCGTGATCGTGCTGTCCAACAACGATGGGTGCGCGGTCACCCGCTCCCCCGAGGCCAAAGCCCTGGGCATCGCCATGGGTGAGCCGTGGTTTAAGCTCGCCCCGCGGGCGAAGGAATGGGGCCTGGTCGCGCTGTCCAGCAACTACGAGCTGTACGGGGACATCAGTGCCCGGGTGATGGAGTTGTTGGGCCGGTATTCGGCCTGGCTGGAGGTCTACAGCATCGACGAGGCATTCCTCGGCGTCAAAGGCACCCCGGCCGAGCTGGCGGCGATGGGCCGGTCCATGAAGGCCGCGGTCCGGCGGAACGTTGGCGTTCCGGTCTGTGTGGGCATCGGGCCGACGAAGACGTTGGCGAAGCTGGCCAACAAGTGGGCGAAGAACAACAAGGCCTTTGCCGGGGTATGCCACTGGGACTCCGTCCCCGCACCGGAGCGGGTGGCGTTGCTGGGCCGGCTGTCCGTGGAGGAGGTGTGGGGCATCGCCGGACGGCTGACCAGGCGCCTGAACGTGATGGGGATCTTCACCATCGCCGATCTGGTCCGGGCCGACCCGGTCGCGATCCGGGACAAGTTCTCGGTCGTGATGATGCGTACCGTCCTGGAACTGCAGGGCACACCCTGCATCCCCATGGAGGAAGAACGGATTGGGAGGGATCAGCTGATCTTCTCCCGCTCGTTCGCCAAACCCATCACCACCGCGGCCGGCATCCGGCAGGTCATGAGTGTGTACGGGCAGCAGGCTTCGGCGCGGCTGGCCAAACACGGGCTGCAGGCCAAGGTCCTGACCGCGTTCGCCGGAACCTCGCACTTCAACCCCAAAGACACCTCTTACCCCTCCGTCTGCATCCCGTTACCCATGCCGACCGCTGACCCGGTGATCCTGACCAAAGCCGGCCACGCCCTCCTGCCCCGGATTGTTGAGGGCGTCCGGTACGCCAGGGCCGGGATCATGGTCACCGACCTGCGCCCCACCGGGAACCAGGCACCGCTGTCACTGTTCGAAAACCCGCACGAGGAACACCACATCGGAACCCTGCTGGAGGACGTCACCAGACGGTACGGCCGCGGGTCCATCGGCCTGGGCCACGGCGGGATCCGGGGCGGGCCGGACTGGACCATGAAACGCGACATGCTCTCCCCCAGATACACCACCCACTGGGACGAACTCCCCCTCGTCAAAGCCGCCTAACCACCACACCCCAGCACCACCAGAAAGAATCACCTGCGATGACCGTCACCACTGAAGCCCCCACCCTCAACACCCCTGTGGACGTCCGGTTCACCAAGGCCGGCACTCCCCTGGCCGTCCGCTACGACGGACGCATCTGGGCCGTCACCGAAGAACCCGTCCACTGGTTCACCAGGGACTCATGGTGGGAAACACGCCAAAGCGTGCCCGTAGGCGTCGGGAACGTCGTGGACGTCGAACACTGGCGTGTTCAGGTTCGTCTCGGGCCGTCAATATCGGACTTGCGGACGTTCGAACTGCGGCGCGAGCCGCTGTCAGAGCAGTGGCTACTGGAGTCCATCACTGACAATTGAGACTGACCCCGCACGGCAAATGAACTAGGCGTCCCGAGCCTGGGCAACTCAAGGAAGTATCCTTGCACAGGGCAACTGGGGCTTTAGAAGAGATTGCCTTGAGGTGGGAGTGTCAACCTGGCTAGGTTCGACGCTTTTGCCATTTGCGGCGCTTACACGATGTTCCAAGCCCACTACTAGGTCGCAGAATAA is a window from the Pseudarthrobacter siccitolerans genome containing:
- a CDS encoding LexA family protein, which codes for MGVIVGPRVIDAGVSLLSVLVSPVPVAAGFPSPAQDYFDGRLDLNAHLIKDVTSTYVVRVSGESMEGAGISDGDELIVNRALEPHDGCVVVAVLDGELTIKRLRITPTGVVLQAENPAYPDIEVPALSDLTIWGVATRCLHHV
- a CDS encoding Y-family DNA polymerase, with protein sequence MSKPALMRHMPQIAHVDVNCFYASAERAFDPSLEGKPVIVLSNNDGCAVTRSPEAKALGIAMGEPWFKLAPRAKEWGLVALSSNYELYGDISARVMELLGRYSAWLEVYSIDEAFLGVKGTPAELAAMGRSMKAAVRRNVGVPVCVGIGPTKTLAKLANKWAKNNKAFAGVCHWDSVPAPERVALLGRLSVEEVWGIAGRLTRRLNVMGIFTIADLVRADPVAIRDKFSVVMMRTVLELQGTPCIPMEEERIGRDQLIFSRSFAKPITTAAGIRQVMSVYGQQASARLAKHGLQAKVLTAFAGTSHFNPKDTSYPSVCIPLPMPTADPVILTKAGHALLPRIVEGVRYARAGIMVTDLRPTGNQAPLSLFENPHEEHHIGTLLEDVTRRYGRGSIGLGHGGIRGGPDWTMKRDMLSPRYTTHWDELPLVKAA